ACTCCCTGTGCGTGTGCAGACGACATGGACAGTGGAGAGTCTGCACGGACTGTGCCAACAACAGTTTACAGGAGATGTAGCGGTCTGTCtttttaatgttgtttcaaaactGCAAACTattgtaaattatttgtattctttttttcttaGTAGGCAGCCCTTTCCATTCTCAAGACCAAGGTATTCCATCTGCAGGGGGGCACCAGTCTGTACCTCAGCAGCCCTCAGGGCAGGGCACCGGTTTTGGGCGGCCAGGTCAGTCCATTTACAGCAACAGAGCAATGCCACGTGCTGGACCCAGAAATCCCAGAGGGGCTATGAATGGCTACCGCGGACCATCCAATGGATTTAGAGGTCAGATATgcccttctctttttttttttattgttagcaAGATATATTGGTCTGAAACGTATGTTGAAACATGGTTTCTTGTATTTTTAGGTGGATATGATGGGTATAGCGCTCCATTCCCAAACACCGGATATGGGCAGACTCAGTTCAGCACTCCAAGAGATTACTCCAACAGCACCTACCAACGGgtaacttcatgaaaaataatgctGGGAAAACTTGGTAGATTGGTGAACATTTGAGAAGTCAGATATGAAACAAAAAGTGGTTGTGATTGTTGAGTATGTATTAAAGTCTGTCTTGCATCTTTATAGGATGGATATCAGCAAAGCTTCAAGCGAGGAGCCACCCAGGGACCTCGAGGTTGCTCTCGAGGTAATGCTCAAGTGATGCGATCCTAAAAGATTTGGGAAGACTTTTTCTTTTTGGCCACTTTGAACATTCAGTTATTGAGAATGTTTTCCCCAGCCCATATTTTTACACCTATCTGTGGATTTGTTTTTGGCTTATTCCTTAAAGTAAGCCTGCTTTGATAGTTTTAATATACTAATGTGTTTTACACAGACTCGTGCAGAGCTGGAACTGTCAGTGTTGTGATTTTTCAGCCAGGTCCTGTTTAAAACATAGATATTCCTGTAAACTTGAaagattttcatttattttttttataaaataaaatgcaaaaagttaaCTCTGTCTTTCCAATTCATAGgagtgttttaatgttgtgttggCCGCCCCCCATACATTTGCCTGTGTTTTGGGTACTGAAGgcattactttttatttattatttttttcagccCATTTCATTTGAAGAGTTTTTCTGCTGTCCTGCCCTTTGTATGCTCATGTCATGAGAGAATGTTTCAATAAAGATGTGTTGCATTACCTGCTTGTCTGCTGCTGCTTTCTTTTTGCTCTCTGTGCTCGGAACATCCTCTCACCTGTCCTTGTAACCTTTGCTAAAGAGGTGGGGATTGACTTTGCTTCCTTTAGTCTTCTAAGAGGGTGACAAGGGATTGGCCAGTTTTATTTTGTCAGTTTTCTGCAACTGCTGTTTGCTTTGCCTCTTACATCATGTACCGCATCCTGCTTTTCAGCAAGACTGAATTGGGTGTGAAGTATTGATTGAACGCATTAGCCCTATATTTGCCTTCTGTCTGGGAAGTGACCTCTGGCATTGCTCCAAATCCAGCAACAACTGATTTGAACAAACTTTTTTCCTCTACCTTGCTAAGTTAAATTATCTTACTTGACCTGTAGTTTAACAGGCATTTGAAGCTGATGTGATTTCATCTTAAAGAGTACCGTTTCCTTTAATTATAAAGAGGGTTTAAAAACCATTTATCCTCAAGTGTATTACATTTACTGTGCTTTGTTCTATGTATGTCACTTCAACCACAATATAGTGGTATGAGTAATTGAGGTTCTAGTGATCTCTGGATGTCTTGCACATTAATCTATTTTGTGTAATTTGAAGCATTTACACTATGCATTTTTAGActttgtaatttctgcaccactaaagGCACTTAACAGAATCGAAGGAATCTTTTTGCTTGAGCTACCTCTCTATGTCAGCCTTTAACATTGGAAGATCAGGAGAGTATTTTATCGCTAGTGATGCAGAAGTTACAAACTGCACTTTTTAATTGTAGCATAATATGAGAGATGTACTCCATACCAGCTGTAGTGAATATTGGTTTCTCAAGAGCTCCCACTATTTAGAGTGATTACTGTATTTGCCAAATAAATGATTGAATGACACTAGCTAGTATTTAACCTCGCATTGATTTTCTTATGTATTTGGGTTTCAGGACGAGGGGGACAATATCGGTCCAGCAGAGGAATGGTTCCCATGGCTGCACAACAAACCAACTAAACTCAATATTTTAGCCGTTATCAGCCCTGTTCAACCCTCTAATCTCTTCCACCCATTGGATTCCTAAACATGACCCGTGCCCCTCCATACCATGTAGTTAGATGACATCTTGGTAATAAAGGACTCAATTAATGGATTTGGGGAAATTATATCAATGAGACTATAGCACTCCAAGCGCTTGCTCTCAATCATATGTTATATCATAGCCTTCAAACATTTGAGACAGAACACGTGCCTTTTAATTATGGGTGATTTGTTTTTGATTAGACAAGGTTGGGAAATTAGTTGTTACACGTAGCTGGGAACAGCCACTAGATTCTGAATGTGAAGTACACCGTATACCAAAGGCACTTTGATTTTGGCTGAACATTTAGTGAATATGAAGAATTTACTTGTATGAACTGTATTGTAACTTGATTTTCGAATTTTTTTGACTTAGCAAAATGTTTTACAGAAAATGCATTGCACTGTATGTGGCTGAATGActgctttgttttatttcttcCAATTACTGTTGATAAGGTTTAATGCTAACAAATAAATGATTTTTGAAGGACAAAGTACTTTTTAAAGTTTTTCCCCCACATACTGTATGAGATACAAAAGAGATGCTGcttgtttaaatgttaaaaacagcacaCATTTATAGGTTATTAGTACTTGATACAATGCAGAAGGACATGATACAAAATACTGACGCTTTTGACAATCTGCGGTAAGTACTAACACATTTTCAACAGATTAAACCTGTTCGCTTTGCATGAATTACTACCTAAAATGAATAACGAAAACTCAATTTGTTAACTGAAGTTGCTTTTTAACCTTGTTCAAAAAGCAAAAACTgggtttttttttccttctcaaaTAGATGCTTTTATTGACACGTCTGACAAACTTCAATCTGAAAATTCCCAATGTAGCTAAAAGTTCAGGATAGCCCTAATCAATTAAAAAAACGAATCCATAAACTTCCAGTACAAGTAGCCATTACaaattaaacacaaataaaatctccacaacatatttaaaaagatactttcaaaaacaaaaaaaatcaaacatgttTATGTCAAACAACAAAGTTTGCATTTACTGAAACCAGACAATTCTCGCAACACACATGAATGCAGGTAATCTTTGACTCATACTGGGCAGGAGGTACTGTTTGTTGAAGTCTCTTTGAGCCTGTCGCTAGGTCTGTTGCTTCACACAATCACACGTAGCCATTAAGCAGTAAAAGCCATATGATGGTCCTATAGCACATTGTTGTGATCGAGGGGAATCTGCGGAGGATCTTTGGGTTGGTTGTTTTGGTCTATATTTTGGTGTCCTTGTCCCAGATCCTGTTGATTCTGGGGTGGTACTTGTTGCTCTGGAGGGATGTCCTGATGTCCAGGGGGCAAAGGCTGGTGCTCAGGAGGGAGTGGTTGGTTTTGGCCTAGTGACTCTGGAACAGCATTTCCTTCAACTGTCAGAGTGATTGAAAGAATTTTGTAATATTACCAAATACATCAAGCTAAATTGACAGTAACAGCTTTGTACAGTGATAGAGTTCATAAGTATCATTATTTCCTTCTAATAAATTTATATAATAATgttagattataatttttttacaattttttcaaGGTGTTAAAAAGTGTGTAGGTAGGCTATTTTTCTAAAGCCATCTCTACAGCTGAAACGTGGAACAGAAGCAGCACAAAATTAATCTGAAGTTGCATATACGAGGAAAAGgcttgttttccctttttttcaTGTGGCACAGAGGCGGCATAACTACACAGgacatacactcactaagcactttattaggaacacctgtgcacctacttatttatgtgattatctaatcagccaatcatgtggcagcagtgcaatgaataaaaaCATGCTTAAGAtactgttcacatcaaccatgagaAAGGGGGAAAAtgtgtgatctcagttattttgatcgtggcatgatttttggtgccggacgggctgatttgagtatttctgtaaatgctgatttcctgggattttcacgcacaacagtctctaaagtttactcagaatggtgccataaacaaaaaacctccagtgagtgtcagttttgtacacagaaatgccttgttgatgagagaggtcaacagagaatggccaaactggttcaagctgacagaaaggctacggtaactcggataaccactctgtacaattgtagttagcggaatagcatctcaaaaccttgaggcaaatgggctacaaTGGCAGAAGACTACATTGGGCACTTAataaggaccatagtgttcctaataatgtgctcagaaAGTGTACTTCACAAAAGTGGGTAAGAATGCATCACATGGACACATGCCATGCAATTTGGCAGCATAATTATGTTTGAACAGGAATCAGaagaacatgattttactgttaaTCACCTAGTGTACAAGCATCTGGCTGAATGAACTTTAACCCTGTTAAATTAATgcttaaaatttattttgaaatgtttcttcTTCACCACAATAATGTTAAACTAGAAATCATGTCAGACAATCTCACAATCAGTGCTCAATAAAACAACAGTTGCCCAATGTAACCTTTACATGCGTTGCATAATTTCTGATTCACAAATGAAAGTGTTACTTACAATGCATCTCAGGTTCTGGCTGTACTTGCTGTGTTTTTAACCGTTCCATATGCTCCACAGCCTGATAAGTCACACAGAATAGGGGTTTACTAATTTGTTAACCAAAACATTTCATTCACAGTGCAGATGTAAAAGACAAATGGTTTGAGTTACCTGCTGCAGTTCTATTTTCTGGGCATTGAGCTGTTCCTGCTGTCTCTCCAGTTCCTCTCTCTGTTTTTGAAGGTCAGCTGATTTCTGGTTTATGTCTTGCTCTTGCCTGGCCAACTGCTCCTCAAACTCTCTCATTTCTTCCTCAGTGTAAGCCTGGTTCTGTTCTAGAGTCTGAGATGAAGTATTGGCCCAAGATAATTCACTGTATATTTGTCAACCATCCAACATATAAATCCCAGTGTACACTGTACAATGTTGGCCACGATTTTGCTATCAGAAACAAATTTCGGGAACCGTAAAAAATCGTCTTTGAACGCTTTATATGACATATTCACCATCAGTCAATTAATTGCCACTCCGATGAAATTAAGCCTCTGATGGAGTTGTGATGGTGTcattttgtcattgtcattttgAGTCGCAGTCATGCAGTGTGACAGCTCTCACAACAGCCGTCTAATGCTGAACCATCAGGAGCAGCAACTGAAGATGTGTGTTTGAAAAGGGAGACGTTCAATTAAAAATTTTATACAAGCTTGACTGTATGATATGCAACATAAATATCGCGTTATTCAGTGTTTGCTTTACATCATGAACATACTATCAGAATTTCCTCTAGGTCACTCTGAAATATGAGCAGTTCACAAATTCCCTTTTATGCCCAATCGTGACTCAACATTAGTGGCTTTCTTGGGTTTGTGTTGTACCGTTTTAAATTTGGTGTATCAATGAGGGTGTCAGAATGTAACACGATTGATTGCTCAGTCAGCACTGATCCCATGCACACTAATGTGCTGATAgctcccaaaaatcagcttatttaaaaaatctgacaaagcaagaaaaccgtGATTACATGACAATTGAAATAATATAGTTATTCTTTCATTTTGATGTGAAAATGTGAAGAGGTATGCACACAATACTTTGCACACAATGGATAAGCCATTAAGAACAACAGTAAAGGTGTTTAAATGCAATGTGCAATCGgagtaatgggcaaaaatataCCCGTGCTGATTTGATTTATTCTTAACAAGTTTATGACTGTACACCGATAAAAGAAAACTGCTTAATGCgtttacatgtccaaaaacattgtcGGCTTATTTAGCATAATCAGAGTAAGAGCCTGCTCACTGTCATTTTGTGACTTATGTTCTAAGATtatatcatacagtctgacacAAAAGACATATTGTGCAATTTGACAAGCAACTATAGTGCTGGAAAAATAAAATGGTGTGCACCCAGCTGTTGTTTGTTGCATATGCTCATGAAAGGACATTGAGCAATGGCCTCATTACGTACTGTATTTGTTAAACATATCACCATACTCACTTCCCAGCTGTCCGGTTCCAGAAACTCTTTTTTCTTTGTAGCAACCAGGAACTCATCTAAGGACACCAGTCTGTCTTTATTGGAGTCAACCTATGAAGACCAGATGATTACATATTTAGAAAACTTTATAAGGATTTTGATAGTCACAGATAGGGATGTCCAAATACAATTGTTTAGATACTTCCTTTTCGGTACTCGCCGATACGatacaatttttttatgttgcagTTTTCAAATGCAATACTGTGAGACTGATGTTTGAGGACAGCGTGTTAATTATGCTTTAGCAACTGttacacaaaaaacacactgacataaaaaaaagtgaattttagtggttacaaaattataaaaaagaaaacatttcaaagaaaacatttagaaaaaaataaaataaatcacagtaAACAAATCCAAGAGAGCTGACCTGCTAACTTTATTGATTTCAGCAACAGTAACTCAAAAGACATTATAAAAAAACAGTAGGTCATTTTTAGCTTCGGATGAGCAGGTCGCTTTGGAAAAGCAGGTCGCTTCATGACACAGTGTAATTATTACACTgcaaaaggctgcgatttaattaaataaatatgtagcctgtatgtgctgcacgctttAAGGTGAATGCATGCTCTGCTCTTTGTCATTTATTACACACGGAGACTGTGCTTAATGTCCAGgatgtgttttcagtgtatgagcagcCAGCTTCAAACATTCactttgaagcgtgcagcacatgcagactatatatttatttcattaaatcgcagcttttgtGGTTCAATAGTTATACTAGGACATTAGTGCCTGACCGttcgatattagcctttcaccgatATATCGTATATGTTTACCGATATGGAAACATTTTTACTtgggctgcccccgaccaaataTTTTCCTAGTCGAatagtagtcgttagtttaagccattagtcgactagttgttaCACGTTTATGATAATAattgaattacttaaatattttttttttggaggtcGTCAGAAAATGGTTTAAGTTTcaggactgagagagagagagagagagagagagatagatagatagatagatagatatattgaaagtgaatggtgatcgagactgtcagtcctaacattctgtctaacatattttgtgttccatataataCAAAgtctcacactggtttggaacaacatgagggtagagaaattatgacagaaaataAAATTTTGGCTGAGccatcactttaaagagatagtttacccaaaaaaggaaaattctctcatcatttactcaccctcatgccatctcagatgcagaacacaaattaatatttttaaaaggatattttagctctgtaggccaaaattgtgttgctccaaaaagcacataaatgcagtatataatataatacataacactccagtggtttaattaatgtcttcagaagtgatatgattggtgtgggtgagaaacagaccaatatttgtcattttttgctagacagcagggggcgatatgcagagcatttgaatcaccaaaaacacaaattaatgtgaaagtgatcggtttctctgtttctcatccacacctatttcatcgcttctgaagatactgatttggCCActaaagtcttatggattatttttatgctgacttatgtttgtttgtttagctttaaaatgttgctacCCATTTGGTTTATTACTCAACCTCATTCATGACATGTTCTCTCATTCGCAGCCTCTCCTCTTCCATTTCCAACATGTCATCCTCTTCATTAGTTGGATCATAGATCTTCTCCAGCtggtaagaaaaaataaatcacaaaagatTTATACTATATACAGTGACAAAAGAGCAATTTATAACCAAAAATTACTACCCATCTTATGAAGATATTTGTTATTATCATTAGCCGGTTTACCTCCTTAGTGAACAGGGCTTCCAACTCTTGCTCATCAAAGAAGCCATCTCCATTTGTGTCTGCaatacaaataacacattttaaataaataaataaatatatataaatataatatatatatatatatatatatatatatataattctctcaGCTAAGATTCAGCATAGCTGCATGGATAGCAGTAAGCTGAATAGTCTTTTACCATGCAGGTTGAAGAATGTTTTGGGGTCAAAATCTTCAGGATCAAGGCCATCAGCCTCCTCCCACACTTCTCTCagttgatccttgctaccctgtgGACCAAAATAATAAGTGAAGCACAAACCTATCCTCAGTGAAATCACTTGCATCAAGTAGAGTTTATGTCTGCACACTTACAGGGTGATTGACTTTGGGGTGATCAGCATGTTTCTTCTTCATCTCCTCATAGTGCTCCTCCTCTTTCCTCCTGCCCTCCTCATCAAGTGTCTTCAGGTGCTCCCGTCTGTCATGCTCCTTCAACATCTCGTACCTTTTGAATTCTTCATGACGTTCCTTGTCGTAATTCTCCAGATCTTTTGTAGCCTATGTTGTAGGATACAAAGTTGTGTATGACTAATAAATAATTTCCTTGATGTGAAGTCTTCAACTAACTGCTTTTTTTCATTGACCTTTTGTCTGTGGAACATGCAACAATTTTCTCTCTTTTATGAACAAAATGGCCATgctggttttttttttaagaatgtataAGATGACCTTAAAGCACCATTGTGATCTATAATTTCACACATATACAGTTttcttgagatattcttcaacAGTGCATGTGAAAGATTGCTGTAGTCCTTGGGACTTACTGGTAATTCTAAACATTTTCAACCATTATATGTGAAACAACCACATTATATATTCTTTCAACACATTGATATTTTGATCTTTTGATCTTTTAGCCATGTTTTTATTCAAAATGAACTGATCATGATCAACATGAGATGACTTCATCCTGACTTTAGGATTACAAGGACCAAAATTCAACAATGGGATTATGCAGCCATTCATAGTAACAGGCACTGCATTGAATGAAACATGATGAGGGAAACATGGAAACTTCAAGTAATGACATACCGATTTGATGAGTCTGTCCAGATCTTCCACCTCAAATGTGTGAGGGTTCATGTGGTTTAGATATTCAAACTGTTTGAGTAAGGCCTGGTGATCTACCGCAATATCTGATAAACACAAGAGAGAACTGTCTTCAGAGAATACTTTCAAATTATGATCTGTTTAGTTTTAAAGACAATTCTGGTTTCGATTCCAGTTCCACTAATAAATTCTGGTTACTTAACAATTCCATTAAATGGATAATCAACAGCAAAACTCTGAATGTTTATCTTCTACAACACAGTAAGTATTCATACTGATTTAAGTCTCACAAAGCAAATGCATACATAATACATTAGAGATCCATTAAATTTGGATTGCAAGCTTAATTATAGCCTAATTTCTGTAATGTGCCAAATGCCGATTCAGTGGTGACCCAGCACCGCTGCTAAATAGCAGCGCAGGAAACATTGTCCAAGAATTTTAGTATGGCGAGTTGCCCTTTGTTGAAGAATAACAAAATTCAATGCAGACGCTCTGAATAACGACTGGTTCTTGATTCCCGACTCTGCACTTCATACACTGAATCTTTAAAGAGTTGTGCCTTATTTAGTGTTAATGTTATGGTCATTCATTAATATGTAATAACA
The sequence above is a segment of the Xyrauchen texanus isolate HMW12.3.18 chromosome 2, RBS_HiC_50CHRs, whole genome shotgun sequence genome. Coding sequences within it:
- the nucb2a gene encoding nucleobindin-2a; translated protein: MSSLKGLFTSCLVLLSLLSCAKAVPISIDKTKVNLPEETGKEPPQTADTGLHYDRYLREVIDFLEKDQHFREKLHNTDMEDIKQGKLAKELDFVSHHVRTKLDELKRQEVSRLRTLIKAKQDIEGGNDIAVDHQALLKQFEYLNHMNPHTFEVEDLDRLIKSATKDLENYDKERHEEFKRYEMLKEHDRREHLKTLDEEGRRKEEEHYEEMKKKHADHPKVNHPGSKDQLREVWEEADGLDPEDFDPKTFFNLHDTNGDGFFDEQELEALFTKELEKIYDPTNEEDDMLEMEEERLRMREHVMNEVDSNKDRLVSLDEFLVATKKKEFLEPDSWETLEQNQAYTEEEMREFEEQLARQEQDINQKSADLQKQREELERQQEQLNAQKIELQQAVEHMERLKTQQVQPEPEMHFEGNAVPESLGQNQPLPPEHQPLPPGHQDIPPEQQVPPQNQQDLGQGHQNIDQNNQPKDPPQIPLDHNNVL